The Amycolatopsis solani genome segment GATGAAGCCCGTCTTCACGACCTCGGCCATGCCGGCGACGAGCTCGTTCGGCGGGAGCGTCTCCAGCGTGGCGAGGTCGACGAACACCGCGCTCGGCTCGTGGAACACCCCGACGAGGTTCTTGCCGGCCTCGGTGTTGATGCCGGTCTTGCCGCCGACCGCCGCGTCGACCATGCCGAGCAGCGTGGTCGGCACGTTGACCAGCCGGACCCCGCGCATCCACGTCCCGGCGACGAACCCGGCGAGGTCGGTGACGGCGCCGCCGCCGAGCCCGACGACCACGCCTTGGCGGTCGAGCCCGATCCGGCCGAGGACCTCCCAGCAGAAGCTGGCGACGGTCAGCGCCTTGCCGTCCTCGGCGTCCGGGACCTCGACGGTGTGCGCGTCGAGCCCGGCGGCGATCAGCTCCTCGCGGATGGCCTCGGCGGTGGTGGTCAGCGTGGGCGGGTGGATCAGCGCGACCTTCGAGGCGCCGGCCAGCTGCGCGGTCAGGTCGCCGAGCAGGCCGCGGCCGACCACGACGTCGTAGGGGCGGGCGGTGGCGACGGGGATGCGCACCGGATCGGACACGGGCTGATTCACTCCTTGGCTTCGGCGGGGGCGAGGCGCGCGGCGAGCTCCGCGACGATCTCGGCCGGGGTCCGCTCGTCGGTGACGACCTCGACGGTGGCGACCTCGCGGTACACGGGGACGCGCTCGTCGAGCAGTTTCTTGAAGGTGGCGCGGGGGTTCACCCCGGCCAGCAGCGGCCGCGCGCTCGACAGGCCGGTGCGCTGCACGCCCGCGGCCAGCCCGACGTTGAGGAACACGACGGTGTGCTCGGCGAGTCGGGCCCGGGTGCCGGGCGTGAGCGGCGCGCCGCCGCCCAGGGAGAGCACGCCGTCGTGCTCCGCCAGCGCCGCGGCGACCGCTTCTTCTTCCAGCGCGCGGAAAGCGGGTTCGCCGTCGTCGGCGAAGATGTCGGAGATGCTGCGCCCGGCCCGCGCGACGATGTCGTCGTCACTGTCCCGGAACGCGACGCCGAGCGCGGCCGCCAGCAGCGGGCCGACCGTGCTCTTGCCCGAGCCGGGCGGGCCGACGACCACCGCGCGAGGGCTCACCACCGCTCCTCGAGGGCCTTCAGGTACCCCTCGGCGTTGCGCTTGCCCTCGGCGAGGGAGTCGCCGCCGAACTTCTCGAGCGCGGCGTCGGCGAGGATGAGCGCCACCACGGACTCCAGCACGACACCCGCGCGCGGCACGGCGCAGACGTCGGACCGCTGGTGGATCGCGACGGCGGGCTCACCTGTCTTGACGTCCACTGTGGACAGTGCTTTGGGGACGGTCGAGATCGGCTTCATCGCGACGCGCACCCGCAGCGGCTCGCCGTTGGTGATGCCGCCTTCGAGGCCGCCCGCGCGGTTGGACCGGCGGGTGACGCCGACCGGGCCGGTGCCGCGGTCGATCTCGTCGTGCGCCTGGCTGCCCCAGCGGCGTGCGGTGGTGAAGCCGTCGCCGACCTCGACGCCCTTCATCGCCTGGACGCCCATGAGCGCGCCGGCCAGCCGCGCGTCGAGCCGGCGGTCCCAGTGGACGTGGGAGCCGAGGCCCGGCGGGAGGCCGTAGGCGATGACCTCGATGACGCCGCCGACGGTGTCGCCCGCCTTCCGCACGGCGTCGACCTCGGCGACCATCGCGTCGGTGCCCTCCTGGCTGAAGGAGCGCACCGGGCTCTCGTCGATGGCGGCGAGGTCTTCCGGCTTGGGCAGCGGCCCCTCGGGGGCGTCCGCGCCGCCGATCGAGACGACGTGACTGAGGATCTCGACGCCCAGCAGCTGCTTGAGGTAGTTGCGCGCGACGGTGCCGAGCGCGGTCCGCGACGCCGTCTCGCGGGCGCTGGCGCGTTCGAGGACGGGGCGGGCCTCCTCGAAGCCGTACTTCTGCATGCCGGGCAGGTCGGCGTGGCCGGGGCGGGGCCGGGTGAGCGGTTCGTTGCGCGCGAGCCCTTCGAGCACCTGCGGGTCGACCGGGTCGGCCGCCATGACCTGCTCCCACTTGGGCCACTCGGCGTTGTCGATCTGCACGGCGACCGGGCCGCCCTGGGTGAGGCCGTGGCGCACGCCGCCGAGGAACTCGATGTGGTCGGTCTCGAACCCCATCCGCGGGCTGCGGCCGAAGCCGAGGCGCCGCCGGGCCAGCTGCTCGGTGACGTCGGCGGTGGTGACGGCCACCCCGGCGGGCATCCCTTCGAGCACGGCGGCCAGCGCGGGTCCGTGCGATTCACCTGCGGTGATCCAGCGCAACATGGGCTCAATCCTGTCACGGGCGCGAGGCAGCCCGGGACGTGCCTCCGCTCACGGCACGGCTTGCGCCCGGGTGGCGCGTGAGCAGGGCGGGCGGCGCAGGGGCGGCGGTGGGTCGCGGGGTCGCGAATGACTCATTCGGGACCTCCCACATCCCCAATGAGTCATTCGCGCCCCCCCGGCACCAGCGCGCCAGAACAAGGTGGCGGGCGTTTCTTCCGCACGGCTGCCGGGGGCGGCGGAAGCCTCGGGGCGCTGAAGAGCGGCTCGCGGGCCGGAGTGGGGCCCCGGCCGAGTCAGAACCCGAAGCCCGTGCCGCCGCCCGCCGGACCTCAGCGTCGCGAATGACTCATTCGGGACCTCCGACGTCCCCAATGAGTCATTCGCGACCCCCCGGCACCAGCGCGCGAGAGCAAGGTGGCTCATCCGGGACCCCCTGCGGCCCGGATGAGCCACCACCCCTCACAACGTCAGCCGCAGCAGCGCTCTTCCGCTTCCCCCGCGGACCTCCAGCGCCGCCAGGTCCGCGCGCTGCAGCGCCGTCCCGATCACGATGCGGGCCGTGTTGTCCGGGACCGCCTTCCACGTCGCCAGCTGCGTCTCCGCGCCCGTGCGGGAGATCGCCACCAGGACGTAGTCGCCGCCGCTGCGGCCGCCCGTGTAGCTGCACGACATGTCGACCTGGGTGCCCCAGTCGAACGCGTCGAGGCGGGCGTCCGCGCGGACCGGGAACTGGCCCAGTGCCGTCATCGCGATCGGCGGGGGCGGTGACGGCGCGGGCCACGACGCCACCACCGCCAGTGCCACGCACGCCGACACCGCCAGTGCCGCCGACACCGACGTCACCGCGACGCGGATGCGGCGGCCGCGGCGGACCCGGGTGAGCACCGTGGGCAGCAGGTCCGGCGGGGGTGGCCCGGAATCGGGCAGGGCCGCCGGGGTGTCGACGCGGGCCAGCAGGCCCGGCAGGCCGGCCAGTTCGCGGACCGACGCCGCGCAGTGGTCGCACGTGCGCAGGTGCTCCTCGAAGCGCTGGCGGTCCTCCGGGGACAGCGCCCCCAGCACGTAAGCGGCGTCGAACGTCGCGAACGGGTCTTCGCTCACTGGGTCACCCCCCTCTCCTCCAGCACCAGCCGCAACGCGCGCAGCGCGTAGTGCGTGCGGGACTTCACCGTTCCTTCGGCCACGCCCAGGCGCCGGGCCGCGTCCGCCACGGAATAGCCCTGGAAGTAGCACAGCACCAGGACCTCGCGGTGCCGCTCGGACAGCTCCGCGAGCGCCTCCGCGACCAGCCAGCCCTGGACCGCCCGGTCCGTCCCGTCGGCGACCGGGCGTTCCGGTGGCGCGTCCGTCACCACCTCCGACCGGGCCGACGCCGAGCGCCAGCCGTCGATCGCGATGCGCCGCGCCACCGTGAACAGCCACGCGCGGGCCGAGCCCTGCGACTGGTCCAGCACCGCCGACGAGCGCCAGGCACGCAGCAGCGTCTCCTGGACGACGTCTTCGGCGCGGATCCGGTCGCCGGAGGTCAGGTGGAGCGCGTACGACCACAACGCGGCCGCGTGCTCGTCGTGCAGGGCGCGCATCAGCGCCTCTTCGGCGACTTCGCCCACGGAATTCAGGCCGTGACCCGGCGCCGGTCCTTCAGGAACAGCAGCGCCAGGCCGCCCACGATGCAGACCGCCTCGGTGATGACGCCCCAGTACTCGGGCTGGCTGTTGAACTGGTCGTGGTTGCCGGCGAAGCCGACGGTCGCGGCCAGCACGTACGCGCCGAGCGTCAGCACGCCGAACCCGAGCGCGCCCAGCGCCGGCAGCCAGTGCCGCCAGGCCAGCACCGCGATCGCGATGACCAGGCCGCCGATCGCGTCCAGCAGGAACAGCGGGCCGACGATGCCCGGGTAGTCCTCGGTCCACAGGAAGTAGTGCACGCCCGCCGAGCCGAGCAGCGCGGCCGCCACGACGATGCGTAGAACCCAGTTCACCATGATCGTTCCTCCACTCCACACCCACTCGGCTACATACACGGAAGAGGACGCGATCCGGTTCACCGCGGATTGAACCGATGCGGTGTCGATCTCGTTCATAAGGGCATGACTGCCGAACTGCACTCCCGCCGCACCGTCCTGACCACGGGTGCCGCCGTCGCCGGTGCCGCCGTCGGCGCCGTCGCGCTCACCGCCTGCTCGTCGGACGACGCCAAGTCCGGCACCGCGCAGGCGCCGATCGCCGCCGGGACGCCGCTGGTCGCGCTCGCCGACGTCCCCGTCGGGGAGGCGAAGGCGGCCAAGGCCCCGGACGGCTCCGACGTCATCGTGGCCCGGCCGTCCGAGTCGGCCTGCGCCGCGTTCAGCGCGATCTGCACGCACCAGGGCTGCACCGTCACCCCCAAGGGCGCGGACCTGGTCTGCCCCTGCCACGGCTCGGTCTTCAACGCGCTGACCGGCGAGGTCAAGCAGGGACCGGCGAACAAGCCGCTGCCGAGTGTGGCGGTCAAGGTCGAGAACGGGAAGGTCGTGACCGGCTGACGGGCCGGGCGCACGCGAAGGGCCCTTGTGGACGGTCGTCCGCAAGGGCCCTTCGTGTGACAGGAAGAACTCAGGCGTCCCAGGCGAACAGCTTTTCGCCCGCCGCGACGTCGCGCTCGGCGTCCAAAGCGGACAGCACCTCCGCGGCGGCGTCCAGCGCGACGACCGGGACGATCGCCGAGTAGCCCGCGGCGGTCACCGCCTCCGGGTCCCAGCTGACCACCGGCTGGCCGGCCCGCACCTGCTCGCCCTTGACGACGTGCAGCGTGAAGCCCTCGCCCTTCTCCTTGACCGTGTCGATGCCGAGGTGGACCAGCACGGCCTTGCCGTCCTCGGTGGCGATGACGTAGGCGTGCGGGTGCAGCGTGGCGACCGTGCCGTCCACCGGCGCGACCGCGTCCGAGCGCCCGCCCGAGGGCCGCACGGCGATGCCCGGGCCCACCATGGCCTGCGCGAACACCGGGTCGGGGACCTCGGTGATCGGCACCACGCGCCCGGCGACCGGGCTGAGGACCTCGAGGCTCACAGCAGGTCCTCGATGTCGCTCGCGATCGTGTCCGCCTCCGGCCCGACGATCACCTGCAGGGCCGACGATCCCATCTTCACCACGCCCATCGCGCCGGCCTTCTTCAGCGCCGCTTCGTCGACGAGGCTCATGTCCTCGACCTCGCAGCGCAGCCGCGTGATGCACCCCTCGACCTCGGTGAGATTGCCCGCGCCGCCGAGTGCCGCGAGGATCTTTTCGGGCCTGTCATCCGCCATCGCGGTCTCCTTGATCACTGTTTGTTCCCAACCTGACGCGAACCGCGTGTCCACCACTACTACGCCGTTCGTCGGCATGCACCCCGTCGCGGGCCACGAACGGATAACGGTGGTTGACACCCGTCCGCACGGCGGAGCATCCTGCCCCATCAGATCATTGGTCTAGACCGGAACGTACCAATGTTCCGGGCCGGACGCGAGCACCGGTCCCCCGGTGACACGAGAACGAGGAGGGTGACGCCGATGAGCGCGGCCGCGCACGTCCCGCCACCCGACCGGGTCGTCAACGGGCCCACGCCCAAGCACGCCCAGCTGCGGGAAATCCTCCGCCGCACGGTGGAGCGGGAGCTCCCGCCGGGTGCGCCGATCCCGTCGGAACGCGAGCTGGCCCAACGCTACGGCGTGTCGCGGCTCACGGTCAGATCGGCGATCGGCAAGCTGGTCGAGGAGGGTCTGCTCGCCCGGGTCCGCGGCAAGGGCACCTTCACCGCGGCCCGGCGGATGGAACTGCAGCTCTACCTCATGTCGTTCACCGACGACATGCGGCGGCGGGGGCTGACCCCGACGACCGAGGTGGTGTCGGCGGCCACCGAGGTCCCGCCCACCGCCTCGGCGCACGCCCTCGGCCTGGCCGAGGGCACTCCCGCGCACCACCTGGTGCGGCTGCGCCACGCCGACGGCGTGCCCCTGGCCGTCGAGCGGGGCTGGTACCACGCGGGCCGGGCTCCCGGCCTGCTCGAGCTCGACCTGACCCAGTCGCTCTACGCGCAGCTGGCCGAGACGTACGACGTGCGTCCCGACCAGGCGTGGCAGACGGTCTGGGCCGAAGGAGCGGACCGCGAAACGGCCCGGCTGCTCGGCATGCGCGCCGGCAGCCCGCTGCTCGTGTTCCGCCGGGTTTCCAGCGCCAACGGCGACCCGATCGAAGACATCACTTCCTGGTACCGGGGAGATCACTACCAGGTGACCATGCAGTTGGACCGGAACACCCCGGAACCCGGTCAACCACCCCACTATGGAGGATCCAGATGAGCTCCACCACCGCGGAGGGGGCGAAGAAGAGCGGCAGCGGTCTCGCCGGTCTTCAGCGCTTCGGCCGTAGCCTCATGCTCCCCATCGCCGTGCTCCCGGCGGCGGGCATCCTGCTGCGGTTCGGGCAGGACGACATGCTCGGCAAGGACGGCCTCGGCTGGAACAAGGTCGCTTCGGTGCTGGGCGCCGCGGGCGGCACGCTGTTCAACTGGCTGCCGCTGCTGTTCGCGGTCGGCATCGCGGTCGGCTTCGCCAAGAAGGGCGACGGCTCGACGGCCGTCGCGGCGGTCGTCGGCTTCTTCGTCTTCAGCTCCGTCGTCCAGGTCTTCGCCCCGCTGAGCGACCTGCCCGGCTACAAGGCGGGCGCGACCGAACTGGCGCCGATCAAGTGGCCGTACTCGGTGCTCGCGGGTGTCGTGGTCGGCATCGTGGCGGCGTTGCTGTGGCAGAAGTACCACCGCATCAAGCTGCCCGCCTACCTGGCGTTCTTCGGTGGCCGCCGGTTCGTCCCGATCATCACCGCGGTCGTCATGGTCGTCCTCGGCGTGCTCTTCGGCCTGGTCTTCCACTGGGTCGACCAGGGCATCCAGGCCGCCGGTGACGCGGTCACCGCCTCCCCGGTGGTCGGTGGCGGCATCTACGGCGCGCTGAACCGCCTGCTCATCCCGGTCGGTCTGCACCAGCTGCTGAACGTCCCCGTCTGGTTCATCTTCGACGGCGGTGACATCAACAACTTCGTCGCGGGCAAGATGTCGGCCGGTGCCTTCACCACGGGCTTCTTCCCGATCTTCATGTTCGCCCTGCCCGCCGCCGCGCTGGCGATCTGGCAGACGGCCCGCCCGGCGCAGAAGAAGGTCGTCGGCGGTGTGATGATCGCCGGCGCGTTGACCTCGTTCCTCACCGGTGTCACCGAGCCGATCGAGTTCTCCTTCATGTTCGTCGCGTGGCCGCTGTACCTGTTCCACGCGATCATGACCGGCACCTCGCTGGCGATCTGCAACGCGCTGGGCATCCACCAGAGCTTCAACTTCTCGGCCGGCGCGATCGACTACCTGCTGAACTTCGGCGCCCCGGCGGCGCAGAAGCCGTGGCTGCTCATCCCGATCGGCCTCGTCTACGCGGTGATCTACTACTTCGTGTTCCGGTTCGCGATCGTCAAGTTCAACCTGCGCACCCCGGGCCGCGAAGACGACTCGATCGAGGCCGACCTCGACCGCACCGCCGCCGCGTAACATCCACAACGACGTAACACCCCTTAGGGAGAGGACGAACATGCCGGAGAAACGCGTCGCCGTGGCGAGCAAGGTGGGTCTGCACGCCAGGCCGGCCGCGCTGGTGGCGAAGGCGGCCGCGGCGCAACCCGTCGCGGTGCAGATCGCCAAGGCCGGCGGGAGCCCGGTGGCCGCCGGCAGCGTGCTCAACCTCATGACCCTCGCCGCCGGGTACGGCGACGAGGTCGTCATCAGCGCCGAGGGCGAGGGTGCCGAGGAGGCCGTGGAAGCGGTCGCCCAGCTTGTCGCCACCGACCTCGACGCCTGAGGCAGCGAAACCCGCGAAGGCCCCCGCACCGGTCCCCGACACCGGTGCGGGGGCCTTCGTTTCGTAGGGTGGGCGCATGGAGAGCGTGCGCCTGATCGACGAGTGGCCGGTGGACAACGCCGCGACGGCCGTGGTGTCCGCGAACGGCGACGTCGTGGGCCGCCACGGCGACACCGCGCGGGAGTTCCGGCTGGCCTCGGTCAGCAAGCCGCTGACCGCCTACGCCGCGCTCATCGCGATCGAGGAAGGCGTCGTCGAGCTCGACACGCCGGCCGGGCCCGAGGGCTCGACCGTGCGGCACCTGCTCGCCCACACCTCCGGGCTCGCGTTCGACGCGCACAAGGCGATGGCCGAGCCCGGCACGCGGCGGCTCTACTCCAACGCCGGGTTCGAGCAGCTGGCCGACGCGCTGGCCGAGCACTCCGGCATCCCCTTCGCGCAGTACCAGGCCGAAGCGCTGTTCGCCCCGCTCGGGATGACGTCGACCGCGTTGACGGGTTCGCCCGCCTCCGGCGCGGTGTCCACTGTGGACGACCTGGTGGCGTTCGCCGCCGAGCTGCAGGCCCCGAAGCTGCTCGACCCCGCGACGGTCGCCGAAGCCACGAACGTCGTCTTCCCCGGCCTGTCCGGGGTGCTGCCCGGGTTCGGGCACCAGAAACCCAACGACTGGGGCCTCGGCTTCGAGATCCGCGACCACAAGAGCCCGCACTGGACCGGCGCGAACAGCTCACCCCGGACGTTCGGGCACTTCGGCCAGTCGGGCACGTTCCTCTGGGTCGACCCGGCCGCGGGTGCGGCCTGCGTCGCGCTGACCGACCGCGCGTTCGGCCCGTGGGCCGCCGAGGTCTGGCCGCGCTACACCGACGCCGTGCTGGCGGAATTGAGCGCGTGAAGCGGCTCCTCCTCGCGGCCGTCCTGCTGGCCGCCGCCTGCAGTGCGCCAGCCGCCGTGTCCGCACCCGCTGCGCCGTTGTCGAAAGCCGCCGAGCCCCCGCCGGCGCTGGGCACGAACGGCGCCGCCGTGCCCGCGCTGCACTGGACGCCGTGCCACGGGCCGTTCCAGTGCTCGGGCGCGGCCGTGCCGCTGAGCTACCGCGAGCCGAAGGGCGCCTCGATCACGCTCTCGGTGATCCGGCTCCCGGCGAGCGACCCCGGACGGCGGCTCGGCTCGCTGTTCTTCAACTTCGGCGGCCCGGGCGCCGACGGCGTCGGCGAGCTGACGCGGTTCGCCGCCCGCTACCCCGAAGAACTGCGGGCCCGGTTCGACCTGGTGAGCTTCGACCCGCGCGGGATCGGCGGGTCCGCGCCGATCAGCTGCCCCGGCGCCGACCACCTGCCGGCCGCCGGATCGCCGCTGCGGCAGCCGGACGCGTTCTTCACCGCGAGCGCGGCGACCGGCCGGGCCTGCGCCGCGTCGGGCGCCCTGCTGAGCCACTTGTCGACGGCGAACGTGGCGCGGGACCTGGACCTGCTGCGTCAGGCCGTCGGCGACCCGTCGCTGAACTTCTACGGCTACTCCTACGGCACGTACCTGGGTGGCACGTACGCGAACCTGTTCCCGGGCAAGGTCCGCGCGATGACCCTCGACGGCACGCTCGACCTGGTCGCGAACGCCACCGGGAACCCGGGCCAGGAGCGGCAGCCGGTGGACGTCCGCGCCGACGTCGCCGGGGCGCAGCAACGGGAACTGGACCAGTTCTTCGCCGCGTGCGCCGCGGCCGGGCCGAAGTGCGCGTTCTCCGCGGGCGACCCGAAGCAGCGGTTCGCGGGGGTGTTCGCGCGGGCGTCGCGCACCACGGGCGTCGGCTCGCTGATGCGGACGGTGGACAGCGCGCTGTACCAGTCCGGCCGGTGGAAGCGGCTCGCGCAGACGCTGGCGGCGATGCCGTCGGACGCGGGCCCGGCCGCGCCCGTGCTGGACCCTTACGTGCCCACGCACTCCCCCGGGTTCCTGGCCGTGCAGTGCGTCGACAGCGACAACCCTTCTTCGGTCGCCGACTACACCGCGCTGGCCGCTCGCGAGAGTGCGCGTCAGCCGTACTTCGGGCTGGGCGCGGTGTTTTCGATGGCCCAGTGCGTCGGCTGGCCCGCGCACGATCCCGACCGGTACACGGGGCCGTGGAACCGGCCGCGGCGGAACCCGGTCCTGGTGCTGAACAACCGCTTCGACCCGGCGACGCCGCTGCACAACGCGGAAGCGACGGCCGCGGAGTTGGGTGACGGCCGGGTGCTGGTCGTCGAGGGCTACGGGCACACGTCGCTGGACGCACCCAGCGCGTGCGCTTCGGCGGCGGTGGTGCGGTATCTGGCAGAGCTGAGCGCGCCGGCCCCCGGGACGACCTGCGCGCCGGACGCAGTCCCGTTCTCGTGAGTGAGAAACAGTGTTCTAACCCTGTTTCTCACTCACGACCCGGCGGGGTGCGTCGTTCAGCCGAACGGCCGACAGGGGCAGGGTCTTTGGACCCTGCCGGGCGTGATCCGCGGGTGGTGTCATGGTTCTCGTGCGGGCCCGCCGCCGGGCCGGTGCGGGGACCTCGGGCCCCGGCGGGCCGCACGCCCAGCTACTCCATCAGCCGGATCGGTTCCCCCGCCTGGTATGCCGCGATGTCCTCGACCGCGTCGCCGTAGAAGATCTCGTAGGTCTCGCGCGCGACGAAGCCGAGGTGCGGGGTCAGGACCGCGTTGTCGAGTGTCCTCAATGGATGGTCGGCGGGGAACGGCTCGACGTCGTAGACGTCCAGCGCCGCGACCCGGATCTCGTGGCGCCGCAACGCGTCCACCAGCGCGGCTTCGTCGACGATCGGGCCGCGAGAGGTGTTCACCAGCATCGCGCTCGGCTTCATCGCCGCGAGCTCGGGCGCGCCGACCAGGCCGCGGGTGCGGTCGCTGAGCACCAGGTGGATCGACAGCACGTCCGCGCGGGCGAACAGTTCTTCCTTCGTCACGGCGGTGACACCGTGCGGCGCCGCCTTCTCCGGCGTCAGGTTCTGGCTCCAGGCGATGGTTTCCATCCCGAACGCCTGCCCGATCTTCGCCGCACCCGCGCCGAGCCTGCCGAGGCCGAGCAGGCCCAGCGTCTTGCCGTGCAGCATGGTGCCGACGGTCGTCTGCCAGCCGCCCTCCCGCATGGACCGGAACTCCTGCGGCAGGTTGCGCGCCGCGGCGAGGATCAGCGCCCAGGTGTGCTCGGCGGTCGGCTCGCCGAGATAGCCGGTCCGCGACACGACGACGCCGTTGCGCTTGGCCGCCGGGACGTCGATGGCCGCGTTGCGCGGGCCGGTGCTGACCAGGAGCTTCAGGTCGGGCAGCCGGTCGAGCACCTCGGCGGGGAACCGCGTGCGCTCGCGCATCGCGACGACCACCTCGAACCCCCGCAGCTGCGCCACGACGTCGGTGAGGGGCTCGGTGAAGACGGTGATGTCGGCCTTCAGCGAGTCCCAGTCACCGAAGGTGAGCGCGACGTTCTGGTAGTCGTCGAGGATCGCGATGCGCATGACCTCACCGTAGTGGCATCCGGCCGTGCCGCCGGAGGACCTCCGAGGTGACCCCGCTCTCTTGAACGCGTTCAAAAAGCGCGCTACCGTCGCCTTGAACACGTTCAAAACTTGGAGGAACCATGGATCGCATAGTCGTCGCATACGCCCTCTACCTGCTGATCAGCATCCCGCTGACCGTCCTCGTCGCCCGCACGCTGAGCAAGCACGGCCGCGCCTTCCTGGCCGAGGTCTTCGCCGACAGCCCCGGCCTCGCCGCCGCCGTCAACCAGCTGCTGGTCGTCGGCTTCTACCTGATCAGCCTCGGGTTCGTGACGCTGTTCCTGACCAGCCGGGCGTCGGTGCCCGGCGCGCGGGAGGTGTTCGAGCTGCTCTCGGTGAAGGTCGGCACGGTGGCGCTCATCCTCGGCGTCATGCACCTGACGAACGTGCTGGTCTTCAACGGCATCCGCCGCCGCCACCTGGCCCCGAAGCCGCCCGCGCCGGCGCCGGTCCCCTATCCGGGGATGCCGCCCTTCCCGCAGCACTGACGGAAGCGGCGCTAACGTGCAGTCCGTGGCCAAGAGCGAGGAAACGCGGTCCCTGATCGTCACGACCGCGATGCGGCTGTTCACCGAGAACGGCTACGACCGCACGACGATGCGCGCGATCGCCGCCGAAGCGGGCGTCTCCGTCGGGAACGCGTACTACTACTTTTCGTCGAAGGAACAGCTGATCCAGGGCTTCTACGACGAGATCGCGCGCCAGCACCTCGCCACGGCCCGCCCCCTGCTGGAAGACGAACCCGCCTTCGCGGCCCGCCTGCGCACGGTGCTGCTGCGCTGGCTCGACATCGCCGAGCCGTACCACCGCTTCGGCACGCAGTTCTTCGTCAACGCGGCCGACCCCGAGTCGCCGCTGAGCCCCTTCAGCGACGACTCGTCGGCCGCCCGCGAGGCCTCGATCGGGCTGATGCGCGAGGTCGTCGACGGCTCGGACGTCAAACTGGACCCGGAACTGCGGGCGCAGCTGCCGGAGCTGCTGTGGCTCTACCAGATGGGCGTGGTGCTGTTCTGGGTCCACGACCGGTCCACGGGAACCAAGCGGACGCGCATGCTGGTGGAGCGGAGCGTGCCCCTGCTGGCCCGGGTGGCGGCACTGTCCCGGCTGCGGATCTTCCGGCCGGTGAGCCGGGAGATCGTGGAGCTGATCCAGGACCTGGCTAAGCGGGACTGACTGCCCGGAAGTACAGGAACCGCGGTTTCGTGCGCAGGTTCGCCGCCCACTTCGGGTCGGCCGCCTCCGCCTCCGGGGCCGGCATCGGCTCCTCCAGCCGGTCCACCGCGAACCCCGCCTCGCGAACCGCGTTGAACGTCCAGCTCAGCGGGCGCCGGTAAAAGCGCACCACCTGGCCGGCCGGGAACTCGTCCTCCAGCAGCTCCAGCTCGAAGTAGTTCTCCCGGTCGAACCACCGCCAGTCCTCACCCGGGTGGTGCACCGAAAACACCAGCACCCCGCCGGGCTTCAAAACCCGGCGGAACTCCGCCAGCATCGGCGCCCAATCCTTCACGTAGTGGAGCACCAGCGAAGCCGTGATCACGTCGAAGGAACCCGACTCCAGCGAAAGCGGCTGAGTCACGTCCGCGACCTCGAAGCGGGCCACCGAACCGAACTTCCGCCGGGCCACGGAAACCATGCCCGGACTCGCGTCCACACCCACGACATCCGCGCCCCGCGCGGCCAGCAACCCGCTCAAGTGCCCTGCCGCGCAACCGACGTCCAGTACCCGACGGCCCGACACGGCACCGGCCAGGGAGACGATCGCCGGCCGGTCGTACCACGCGTTCGTCACCGACGTTTCCGCGTGGGACGCGTAAGCCTCGCTGAAGTCGTCGTACTGCGCCGCACGGGCGCGGCCGAGGATTTCCTCGACCACCGCCGTTTTCGCGTCGGCGTAGTTCTGGACGTACTTCCACTCCTTCGCCGCGAGCTCCCGCTTCGTCGCGGCGTACAGCTCCCGCTCCGCGGGGTGCGCCCGCAGGCGGTCGCGGAACAGCCGGTAACGCGGGGTCTGGCCGTTGCCGGGCGAGTACACGTGGAGGTTGATGTTCGTGTCCGGGCCCTTGAACATCCGGTGCTTCTCCCAGCCGGGCTCCCGGATGGTCAGCCGGTAGCCCGCCGCCTCCAGGGCGGGGACGTAGGCGTCCTCGTCATCGGAATCCGGGACCTCCAGCAGGACGTCGACGATCGGCTTCGCGCACAGGCCGGGCACCGACGTCGAGCCGACGTGCTCCAGCACGAGGACCCGCTCCCCCAGCACTCGCCGGATCCGCGTGGCTTCGCGCTC includes the following:
- a CDS encoding TetR/AcrR family transcriptional regulator, with amino-acid sequence MAKSEETRSLIVTTAMRLFTENGYDRTTMRAIAAEAGVSVGNAYYYFSSKEQLIQGFYDEIARQHLATARPLLEDEPAFAARLRTVLLRWLDIAEPYHRFGTQFFVNAADPESPLSPFSDDSSAAREASIGLMREVVDGSDVKLDPELRAQLPELLWLYQMGVVLFWVHDRSTGTKRTRMLVERSVPLLARVAALSRLRIFRPVSREIVELIQDLAKRD
- a CDS encoding GrpB family protein; translation: MSSQEAQSEAEIAAAWVGEPPKLNSTVTLAEYDPEWPALFEREATRIRRVLGERVLVLEHVGSTSVPGLCAKPIVDVLLEVPDSDDEDAYVPALEAAGYRLTIREPGWEKHRMFKGPDTNINLHVYSPGNGQTPRYRLFRDRLRAHPAERELYAATKRELAAKEWKYVQNYADAKTAVVEEILGRARAAQYDDFSEAYASHAETSVTNAWYDRPAIVSLAGAVSGRRVLDVGCAAGHLSGLLAARGADVVGVDASPGMVSVARRKFGSVARFEVADVTQPLSLESGSFDVITASLVLHYVKDWAPMLAEFRRVLKPGGVLVFSVHHPGEDWRWFDRENYFELELLEDEFPAGQVVRFYRRPLSWTFNAVREAGFAVDRLEEPMPAPEAEAADPKWAANLRTKPRFLYFRAVSPA